From Arctopsyche grandis isolate Sample6627 chromosome 12, ASM5162203v2, whole genome shotgun sequence, one genomic window encodes:
- the RanBPM gene encoding ran-binding protein M isoform X2: protein MYRHGKTHKDAASVRATHPIPPACGLYYFEVRIVSKGRDGYMGIGLSAQGVNMNRLPGWDKHSYGYHGDDGHSFCSSGTGQPYGPTFTTGDVIGCGVNLIDNTCFYTKNGHHLGVAFRDLPPNLYPTVGLQTPGEVVDANFGQQPFVFDIEDMIRELRARTRLTINEFPIPDVQGEWQAIMQKMVSSYLVHHGYCGTAEAFARATGQVFDEEISSIKNRQRILKLVLAGRMGEAIESARRLYPNLLEQNQNLLFMLKCRQFVEMVNGSDSEMCVSRIGGVSDIGSGGTNGSVSSNGYQSHRISTTLPHVQKGMPGITATLDSTADPTILQDDDDMEVDLIGASMVTGSSTSAATTTTRQVCGGSRASVERMLEFGKELYNMSQHLPQENAVTLSANKKMLEDAFSLLAYSNPWASPVGWQLDPSRREPVCSALNSAILESQKLPWRAPLEACAGHAAGLLALMAARGLGACAFADLQDLLRH, encoded by the exons TCATGGAAAGACGCACAAAGATGCAGCAAGCGTCCGCGCAACACATCCCATACCACCAGCGTGCGGCCTTTACTATTTCGAAGTCCGTATCGTGTCCAAAGGCCGAGATGGCTATATGGGTATCGGTCTCAGTGCTCAAGGTGTCAATATGAATCGACTTCCAG GTTGGGATAAACACTCGTATGGATATCACGGTGATGACGGTCATTCGTTTTGCTCGTCTGGAACCGGACAGCCGTACGGGCCGACGTTCACCACGGGAGACGTCATCGGCTGTGGAGTAAATCTCATAGATAACACGTGCTTCTACACGAAGAACGGCCACCATCTAGGAGTTGCCTTCCGTGATTTGCCT CCTAATTTATATCCGACAGTGGGTTTACAGACTCCCGGAGAGGTAGTGGATGCCAATTTCGGTCAACAACCTTTTGTGTTCGATATAGAAGATATGATTAGAGAATTACGAGCTCGAACGCGTCTCACGATCAACGAGTTTCCTATTCCTGATGTCCAAGGAGAATGGCAAGCTATTATGCAAAA aatggtGTCTTCTTATTTAGTTCATCATGGCTATTGTGGCACAGCTGAAGCATTCGCTCGTGCCACTGGCCAAGTTTTTGATGAAGAAATATCTTCTATAAAAAATAGACAAA GAATTTTGAAGTTAGTTTTAGCAGGTCGAATGGGTGAAGCAATAGAAAGTGCTAGAAGACTGTATCCCAATCTACTAgaacaaaatcaaaatttattatttatgctcAAGTGCAGACAGTTTGTAGAAATGGTGAACGGATCAGATTCTGAG atgtGCGTATCACGAATTGGTGGAGTAAGCGATATAGGTAGTGGAG gTACAAATGGTTCAGTAAGTAGCAATGGATATCAATCACATAGAATAAGTACTACTCTTCCACACGTACAAAAAGGAATGCCCGGTATCACTGCAACTTTGGATTCAACGGCCGATCCAACGATTTTACAGGATGATGACGATATGG AAGTGGATTTGATTGGTGCAAGTATGGTGACAGGCAGCAGTACGTCGGCGGCGACAACTACCACACGTCAAGTATGCGGAGGAAGTAGAGCATCTGTCGAGCGTATGCTTGAATTTGGAAAAGAATTGTATAATATGAGCCAACACTTACCCCAAGAGAATGCTGTTACTTTAAGtgctaataaaaaaatgctcgaG GACGCATTTAGTCTTTTAGCTTATAGTAATCCTTGGGCAAGTCCTGTCGGTTGGCAGCTAGATCCGTCAAGAAGGGAACCTGTATGTTCAGCTCTTAATTCTGCTATATTAG AGTCACAAAAGTTGCCGTGGCGAGCCCCTCTAGAAGCGTGTGCCGGACATGCTGCAGGACTTTTGGCATTAATGGCCGCTCGAGGATTGGGAGCGTGTGCATTTGCCGATCTGCAAGATTTGTTGCGTCACTGA
- the Dad1 gene encoding dolichyl-diphosphooligosaccharide--protein glycosyltransferase subunit has protein sequence MSQLLSVVGKLRQEYKSRTPAKLKVVDAYLAYVLLTGIVQFGYCCLVGTFPFNSFLSGFISTVSSFVLAVCLRLQVNPENKVHFLGISPERGFADFIFAHIILHIVVVNFIG, from the exons ATGAGCCAGCTTCTATCCGTTGTGGGTAAACTGCGCCAGGAGTACAAGTCGCGCACGCCCGCCAAGCTGAAAGTGGTGGACGCCTACCTGGCTTATGTGCTGCTCACCGGCATTGTACAATTCGGCTATTGCTGTCTCGTCGGCACTTTCCCTTTCAACTCCTTCCTCAGCGGATTCATCTCCACAGTCAGCTCGTTCGTGCTAGCAG TATGCCTGAGATTACAAGTCAACCCGGAGAATAAAGTACACTTCCTCGGCATTAGTCCAGAACGTGGATTCGCCGACTTTATATTTGCTCACATCATCCTACACATTGTCGTAGTCAATTTCATAGGTTAA
- the RanBPM gene encoding ran-binding protein M isoform X4, translating into MGIGLSAQGVNMNRLPGWDKHSYGYHGDDGHSFCSSGTGQPYGPTFTTGDVIGCGVNLIDNTCFYTKNGHHLGVAFRDLPPNLYPTVGLQTPGEVVDANFGQQPFVFDIEDMIRELRARTRLTINEFPIPDVQGEWQAIMQKMVSSYLVHHGYCGTAEAFARATGQVFDEEISSIKNRQRILKLVLAGRMGEAIESARRLYPNLLEQNQNLLFMLKCRQFVEMVNGSDSEMCVSRIGGVSDIGSGGQTSVILHTNSNASPTHNHSKHHNSHTNGTKEELNNQTNIAMNGTNCDSEIIKISHSPTTVVEDNSSDVEMESSSNSTNGLSSSASNGTNGSVSSNGYQSHRISTTLPHVQKGMPGITATLDSTADPTILQDDDDMEVDLIGASMVTGSSTSAATTTTRQVCGGSRASVERMLEFGKELYNMSQHLPQENAVTLSANKKMLEDAFSLLAYSNPWASPVGWQLDPSRREPVCSALNSAILESQKLPWRAPLEACAGHAAGLLALMAARGLGACAFADLQDLLRH; encoded by the exons ATGGGTATCGGTCTCAGTGCTCAAGGTGTCAATATGAATCGACTTCCAG GTTGGGATAAACACTCGTATGGATATCACGGTGATGACGGTCATTCGTTTTGCTCGTCTGGAACCGGACAGCCGTACGGGCCGACGTTCACCACGGGAGACGTCATCGGCTGTGGAGTAAATCTCATAGATAACACGTGCTTCTACACGAAGAACGGCCACCATCTAGGAGTTGCCTTCCGTGATTTGCCT CCTAATTTATATCCGACAGTGGGTTTACAGACTCCCGGAGAGGTAGTGGATGCCAATTTCGGTCAACAACCTTTTGTGTTCGATATAGAAGATATGATTAGAGAATTACGAGCTCGAACGCGTCTCACGATCAACGAGTTTCCTATTCCTGATGTCCAAGGAGAATGGCAAGCTATTATGCAAAA aatggtGTCTTCTTATTTAGTTCATCATGGCTATTGTGGCACAGCTGAAGCATTCGCTCGTGCCACTGGCCAAGTTTTTGATGAAGAAATATCTTCTATAAAAAATAGACAAA GAATTTTGAAGTTAGTTTTAGCAGGTCGAATGGGTGAAGCAATAGAAAGTGCTAGAAGACTGTATCCCAATCTACTAgaacaaaatcaaaatttattatttatgctcAAGTGCAGACAGTTTGTAGAAATGGTGAACGGATCAGATTCTGAG atgtGCGTATCACGAATTGGTGGAGTAAGCGATATAGGTAGTGGAGGTCAGACATCAGTTATTTTACACACCAATAGCAATGCAAGTCCAACACACAACCATAGTAAACACCATAATTCTCACACTAatg GTACAAAAGAGGAACTGAATAATCAAACCAATATAGCAATGAATGGTACTAACTGTGATAGTGAGATTATTAAAATCAGTCATTCTCCCACAACGGTTGTCGAGGATAATAGCAGTGATGTAGAAATGGAATCCTCTTCTAATTCAACTAATGGCCTTTCGTCAAGTGCTAGTAATG gTACAAATGGTTCAGTAAGTAGCAATGGATATCAATCACATAGAATAAGTACTACTCTTCCACACGTACAAAAAGGAATGCCCGGTATCACTGCAACTTTGGATTCAACGGCCGATCCAACGATTTTACAGGATGATGACGATATGG AAGTGGATTTGATTGGTGCAAGTATGGTGACAGGCAGCAGTACGTCGGCGGCGACAACTACCACACGTCAAGTATGCGGAGGAAGTAGAGCATCTGTCGAGCGTATGCTTGAATTTGGAAAAGAATTGTATAATATGAGCCAACACTTACCCCAAGAGAATGCTGTTACTTTAAGtgctaataaaaaaatgctcgaG GACGCATTTAGTCTTTTAGCTTATAGTAATCCTTGGGCAAGTCCTGTCGGTTGGCAGCTAGATCCGTCAAGAAGGGAACCTGTATGTTCAGCTCTTAATTCTGCTATATTAG AGTCACAAAAGTTGCCGTGGCGAGCCCCTCTAGAAGCGTGTGCCGGACATGCTGCAGGACTTTTGGCATTAATGGCCGCTCGAGGATTGGGAGCGTGTGCATTTGCCGATCTGCAAGATTTGTTGCGTCACTGA
- the RanBPM gene encoding ran-binding protein M isoform X1, whose amino-acid sequence MYRHGKTHKDAASVRATHPIPPACGLYYFEVRIVSKGRDGYMGIGLSAQGVNMNRLPGWDKHSYGYHGDDGHSFCSSGTGQPYGPTFTTGDVIGCGVNLIDNTCFYTKNGHHLGVAFRDLPPNLYPTVGLQTPGEVVDANFGQQPFVFDIEDMIRELRARTRLTINEFPIPDVQGEWQAIMQKMVSSYLVHHGYCGTAEAFARATGQVFDEEISSIKNRQRILKLVLAGRMGEAIESARRLYPNLLEQNQNLLFMLKCRQFVEMVNGSDSEMCVSRIGGVSDIGSGGQTSVILHTNSNASPTHNHSTKEELNNQTNIAMNGTNCDSEIIKISHSPTTVVEDNSSDVEMESSSNSTNGLSSSASNGTNGSVSSNGYQSHRISTTLPHVQKGMPGITATLDSTADPTILQDDDDMEVDLIGASMVTGSSTSAATTTTRQVCGGSRASVERMLEFGKELYNMSQHLPQENAVTLSANKKMLEDAFSLLAYSNPWASPVGWQLDPSRREPVCSALNSAILESQKLPWRAPLEACAGHAAGLLALMAARGLGACAFADLQDLLRH is encoded by the exons TCATGGAAAGACGCACAAAGATGCAGCAAGCGTCCGCGCAACACATCCCATACCACCAGCGTGCGGCCTTTACTATTTCGAAGTCCGTATCGTGTCCAAAGGCCGAGATGGCTATATGGGTATCGGTCTCAGTGCTCAAGGTGTCAATATGAATCGACTTCCAG GTTGGGATAAACACTCGTATGGATATCACGGTGATGACGGTCATTCGTTTTGCTCGTCTGGAACCGGACAGCCGTACGGGCCGACGTTCACCACGGGAGACGTCATCGGCTGTGGAGTAAATCTCATAGATAACACGTGCTTCTACACGAAGAACGGCCACCATCTAGGAGTTGCCTTCCGTGATTTGCCT CCTAATTTATATCCGACAGTGGGTTTACAGACTCCCGGAGAGGTAGTGGATGCCAATTTCGGTCAACAACCTTTTGTGTTCGATATAGAAGATATGATTAGAGAATTACGAGCTCGAACGCGTCTCACGATCAACGAGTTTCCTATTCCTGATGTCCAAGGAGAATGGCAAGCTATTATGCAAAA aatggtGTCTTCTTATTTAGTTCATCATGGCTATTGTGGCACAGCTGAAGCATTCGCTCGTGCCACTGGCCAAGTTTTTGATGAAGAAATATCTTCTATAAAAAATAGACAAA GAATTTTGAAGTTAGTTTTAGCAGGTCGAATGGGTGAAGCAATAGAAAGTGCTAGAAGACTGTATCCCAATCTACTAgaacaaaatcaaaatttattatttatgctcAAGTGCAGACAGTTTGTAGAAATGGTGAACGGATCAGATTCTGAG atgtGCGTATCACGAATTGGTGGAGTAAGCGATATAGGTAGTGGAGGTCAGACATCAGTTATTTTACACACCAATAGCAATGCAAGTCCAACACACAACCATA GTACAAAAGAGGAACTGAATAATCAAACCAATATAGCAATGAATGGTACTAACTGTGATAGTGAGATTATTAAAATCAGTCATTCTCCCACAACGGTTGTCGAGGATAATAGCAGTGATGTAGAAATGGAATCCTCTTCTAATTCAACTAATGGCCTTTCGTCAAGTGCTAGTAATG gTACAAATGGTTCAGTAAGTAGCAATGGATATCAATCACATAGAATAAGTACTACTCTTCCACACGTACAAAAAGGAATGCCCGGTATCACTGCAACTTTGGATTCAACGGCCGATCCAACGATTTTACAGGATGATGACGATATGG AAGTGGATTTGATTGGTGCAAGTATGGTGACAGGCAGCAGTACGTCGGCGGCGACAACTACCACACGTCAAGTATGCGGAGGAAGTAGAGCATCTGTCGAGCGTATGCTTGAATTTGGAAAAGAATTGTATAATATGAGCCAACACTTACCCCAAGAGAATGCTGTTACTTTAAGtgctaataaaaaaatgctcgaG GACGCATTTAGTCTTTTAGCTTATAGTAATCCTTGGGCAAGTCCTGTCGGTTGGCAGCTAGATCCGTCAAGAAGGGAACCTGTATGTTCAGCTCTTAATTCTGCTATATTAG AGTCACAAAAGTTGCCGTGGCGAGCCCCTCTAGAAGCGTGTGCCGGACATGCTGCAGGACTTTTGGCATTAATGGCCGCTCGAGGATTGGGAGCGTGTGCATTTGCCGATCTGCAAGATTTGTTGCGTCACTGA
- the RanBPM gene encoding ran-binding protein M isoform X3, with translation MYRHGKTHKDAASVRATHPIPPACGLYYFEVRIVSKGRDGYMGIGLSAQGVNMNRLPGWDKHSYGYHGDDGHSFCSSGTGQPYGPTFTTGDVIGCGVNLIDNTCFYTKNGHHLGVAFRDLPPNLYPTVGLQTPGEVVDANFGQQPFVFDIEDMIRELRARTRLTINEFPIPDVQGEWQAIMQKMVSSYLVHHGYCGTAEAFARATGQVFDEEISSIKNRQRILKLVLAGRMGEAIESARRLYPNLLEQNQNLLFMLKCRQFVEMVNGSDSEMCVSRIGGVSDIGSGGQTSVILHTNSNASPTHNHSKHHNSHTNGTKEELNNQTNIAMNGTNCDSEIIKISHSPTTVVEDNSSDVEMESSSNSTNGLSSSASNGTNGSVSSNGYQSHRISTTLPHVQKGMPGITATLDSTADPTILQDDDDMEVDLIGASMVTGSSTSAATTTTRQVCGGSRASVERMLEFGKELYNMSQHLPQENAVTLSANKKMLEDAFSLLAYSNPWASPVGWQLDPSRREPVCSALNSAILESQKLPWRAPLEACAGHAAGLLALMAARGLGACAFADLQDLLRH, from the exons TCATGGAAAGACGCACAAAGATGCAGCAAGCGTCCGCGCAACACATCCCATACCACCAGCGTGCGGCCTTTACTATTTCGAAGTCCGTATCGTGTCCAAAGGCCGAGATGGCTATATGGGTATCGGTCTCAGTGCTCAAGGTGTCAATATGAATCGACTTCCAG GTTGGGATAAACACTCGTATGGATATCACGGTGATGACGGTCATTCGTTTTGCTCGTCTGGAACCGGACAGCCGTACGGGCCGACGTTCACCACGGGAGACGTCATCGGCTGTGGAGTAAATCTCATAGATAACACGTGCTTCTACACGAAGAACGGCCACCATCTAGGAGTTGCCTTCCGTGATTTGCCT CCTAATTTATATCCGACAGTGGGTTTACAGACTCCCGGAGAGGTAGTGGATGCCAATTTCGGTCAACAACCTTTTGTGTTCGATATAGAAGATATGATTAGAGAATTACGAGCTCGAACGCGTCTCACGATCAACGAGTTTCCTATTCCTGATGTCCAAGGAGAATGGCAAGCTATTATGCAAAA aatggtGTCTTCTTATTTAGTTCATCATGGCTATTGTGGCACAGCTGAAGCATTCGCTCGTGCCACTGGCCAAGTTTTTGATGAAGAAATATCTTCTATAAAAAATAGACAAA GAATTTTGAAGTTAGTTTTAGCAGGTCGAATGGGTGAAGCAATAGAAAGTGCTAGAAGACTGTATCCCAATCTACTAgaacaaaatcaaaatttattatttatgctcAAGTGCAGACAGTTTGTAGAAATGGTGAACGGATCAGATTCTGAG atgtGCGTATCACGAATTGGTGGAGTAAGCGATATAGGTAGTGGAGGTCAGACATCAGTTATTTTACACACCAATAGCAATGCAAGTCCAACACACAACCATAGTAAACACCATAATTCTCACACTAatg GTACAAAAGAGGAACTGAATAATCAAACCAATATAGCAATGAATGGTACTAACTGTGATAGTGAGATTATTAAAATCAGTCATTCTCCCACAACGGTTGTCGAGGATAATAGCAGTGATGTAGAAATGGAATCCTCTTCTAATTCAACTAATGGCCTTTCGTCAAGTGCTAGTAATG gTACAAATGGTTCAGTAAGTAGCAATGGATATCAATCACATAGAATAAGTACTACTCTTCCACACGTACAAAAAGGAATGCCCGGTATCACTGCAACTTTGGATTCAACGGCCGATCCAACGATTTTACAGGATGATGACGATATGG AAGTGGATTTGATTGGTGCAAGTATGGTGACAGGCAGCAGTACGTCGGCGGCGACAACTACCACACGTCAAGTATGCGGAGGAAGTAGAGCATCTGTCGAGCGTATGCTTGAATTTGGAAAAGAATTGTATAATATGAGCCAACACTTACCCCAAGAGAATGCTGTTACTTTAAGtgctaataaaaaaatgctcgaG GACGCATTTAGTCTTTTAGCTTATAGTAATCCTTGGGCAAGTCCTGTCGGTTGGCAGCTAGATCCGTCAAGAAGGGAACCTGTATGTTCAGCTCTTAATTCTGCTATATTAG AGTCACAAAAGTTGCCGTGGCGAGCCCCTCTAGAAGCGTGTGCCGGACATGCTGCAGGACTTTTGGCATTAATGGCCGCTCGAGGATTGGGAGCGTGTGCATTTGCCGATCTGCAAGATTTGTTGCGTCACTGA